TGGGCGTGCTGGCCAGCTTCCCGCGCGCGTGCCATGAGCCTGTTCAACTACGAACGCCTGGGCGCGCTTTCGGGAAGCTTAGAAATCCGAGGTGTGCGATGCCACGCCGGGCAATCCATTTCGTCAAGGGCGGATACTACCACGTCTACAATCGCGGGGCATCGCGCCTGGCGATCGTGCGCGAGGCGCGCAACTACGCCTATTTGCTACGCCTAATGCAGCGCGCGGCTGAGGCATGCGAGGTGACGATCATCGCCTACTGCCTGCTGCCGAACCACTATCACTGGCTGGTGCGCCAGGATGCTGATACGTCCGTGAGCGCCCTGCCCAAGCGCGTGTTCGGCAGCTACAGCCAGGCCTTCAACAAGGCGTATGGGCACAGCGGAACGCTCTTCGAGGGCAACTTTCGCGCGACTATCGTCGATACCGAGGGCTATCTGCGGCACCTCTGCCGCTACATTCACGTCAATGCCGTTAAGCATGGTTTGACGACCGCACCTGAGCTGTGGCCGTACTCCAACTACCTCGAGTGGATTGGCCAGCGTGATGGCGCGCTCGTCGATCGGCAGTTCATTCGCGATCACTTCGAGACGCCGGCGCGCTACCAGGCGTTTGTCGGCGAGTATCTGAGCCGGCGCGCAGCCGTGCCACGCGATCTGCTGCGCTTTGAGGAGTATCTGGAGGAGTAGCCTGGCTTCCCGGAAGCGCTCAGCTGGCCTGCGCCGGCACGAAGCGCGCCAGCAGGATGCCTAGCTCGTACAGCAGGTACATGGGCACGGCCAGCAGCAGCAGGTTGTAGGGGTCGCCGGTGGGTGTGATGATCGCCGCCGCGATCACGATGATCACGATCGCGTAGCGCCGGGTGCGCTTGAGCATGGCGGTATTTACGATGCCCAGCCGCGCCAGCAGGTAGATCACCGCCGGCAGCTCGAAGATTAGCCCATTCCACAGCATCAGCGTCGCCACAGTCGAGATGAAGCTCTCGAAGGTGGGCTGGGCTTCGATCCGCGCGCTGGTGCCAAAGGTGAACAGGAAGCTCAGCGCGGCCGGGATGGTGAAGAACCAGCCGAACGCCAGCCCGGCCACGAACAGCTCGGTGACGAACGGCAGCGCGGTGAATAGGATGCGCTGCTCGTGCGGTAGCAGGCCGGGGATGAAGAAGGCGATCAGCTGGTAGACGATCACCGGCACCGCCAGCGCCACGCCGATCACCAGCGCCACGCGCATATAGCTGACGAACGCCTCGGCCGGTTCGATGAACTGCAGCTTGATCTCGGGCGGCACGAAGTGGCGGATCAGCAGATTGGGGATGGTGTCGCCCAGCAGCCAGGTGCTATTCACCAGCCAGAACCCCAGCACGGTGCCGACGAGCACCGCCAGCAGCGCTTTGCTCAGCCGGTTGCGCAGCTCGACCAGGTGCGGCGCAATGCCGGCCCAGAAGTCGCCCAGCGACTGAACACCGGCCAGTGTTTCGGCGTCGGTCTCGGCCACCTCGGCGCCCGCAGGCGTGTCGCGGATCAGCACGCGCACCAGCAGCGCAATCAGCAGCGGCGTGCCGATCAGGAATAGCAGCACACCTACCGCCAGGTAGAGCTGAGTGTTTGACATATTGGTAGTTCCGTAGCGCGTCGTGCGTAAGAGCGGGCGAATTTCCCTACGCGCGACGCACTACACACTATTGCGCGTTAGATTGCGCTTCTCGCGAAAAAGATCGCTACTGCTCCACCGTATCAGAGATTGGCTCGGCGGGCGGCTCGGCCGGCAGCTGTACGCCCCACGAGGGCGGCTGCCAGTCGGCGTCGAGCAGGCCGCGCTGCTGCAGCTGCGCTTGCAGGGCAAACAGGTCGCTCATGATCGCCTGCAGCCGCACCTCGATCGACGCGAGCGCGGCCGGGTCGGGCGGGCTGGCCGGATCAGCCGGCGGATCGGCGGCCGGCAGCGCGCCGTTGGTTGTGGGCAGGCCGGGCGCCAGCGGCACATTGCCGTCGGGCGCCGGCAGCGCGCCGGCCGGGCCAGTGGTGGGCGGGGGTGCGCCGATGCTGCCGAACTCGTTCAGCTCGGCCTTAGTGGCCGACGCGAACGACTCGACCGACTCTTCGATCTGCTTGGCCGCGCCCAGCACCTCGTCGCGCACGCTCTGCACCTCGAGCAGGCTGCTGCGCAGGTTCGCCAGCTCGGCCTCGAGCTCCTGGCGGGCGCGTAGCACCATGGCCGCGTCGGGCGAGCTCTGCACCCAATTGCGCGCGCGCACCAGCGCGCGGCCGGCCTGGCGTGCCAGGCTCGGCAGGCGCTCAGGGCCGACCACCACCAGCAGCACGATCATGATCAGCACAAACTCGCCTGGCCCAATCCCCAGAATTTCCATGGTTGGCCCTAATGCTACGGGCTACGCGGCGGCCTCCCGCCTGAGGTTGGGGCGATCTGCAGGCGTTAGCCCTTAACCCCACTGCGCAGCTCGTGTGAGCGATCGACAAAAATAAACCGCCGAGCCGCAGAGAACGCACGATCACTAGCGCTGCGTTCTCTGCGTTCTCTGCGGTTACAGGCGTGAGCGCGGGCGGGCGGCTAGGCCGGTGGCGCGTGCTCGTCGATATAGGCAATCGCATCGCCGACAGTCAGAATCTTTTCGGCGGCCTCGTCGGGGATCTCGACGCCGAACTCTTCCTCGAGCGACATGATCATCTCGACGAGGTCGAGCGAGTCGGCGTTCAGATCATCGGAGAAGCGGGCCGACGGGACTATTTTGCTCTCGTCGACGCCGAGTTGCTCGGCGACGATCTTCTTTAGGCGTGCTTCCATTTCGGGCGATGCCATTGTAGATACTCCTTTCAACGGCCTGGGTGAGCATATGCGTATTCAAACGTTCCTAGCCAGTTGCATGGGTAAAGGGTTGCAGGTTGTTCCAAATCCTGCTCTATGGGCGATCGTGCAACTTGCAACCCGCTAACCGCCGGACTAGGCGCTATACCCATCGATATAGCGCGTGACCACCGTGCCAAGCACGCCGTTGACGAAACGGCTCGAGTTATCGCTGCCGAACTGCTTGGCCAGCTCGACCGCCTCGTTGATCACGGCCTTCACCGGGGTCTTCTCGGCTTCGTCGATCAAGATCTCGTAGAGCGCGATCCGCAGGATGGCCTTATCGACGCCAGGCATCTGGTTAACCGGCCAGCTCGGCGCCGCCTCTTCGATAATACGATCGATATAGGTGTAATGTTCCCACACCCCAAACACCAGCCGGCGCAAGAAGCGCTCGCCATCCGGCGGCAGCAGCTCGTCTTCGATCCAGCGCGCGGCAACCTCGTCGGGTGCGTGGTCG
The sequence above is drawn from the Candidatus Kouleothrix ribensis genome and encodes:
- a CDS encoding acyl carrier protein, which encodes MASPEMEARLKKIVAEQLGVDESKIVPSARFSDDLNADSLDLVEMIMSLEEEFGVEIPDEAAEKILTVGDAIAYIDEHAPPA
- a CDS encoding twin-arginine translocase TatA/TatE family subunit; translated protein: MLGIGPGEFVLIMIVLLVVVGPERLPSLARQAGRALVRARNWVQSSPDAAMVLRARQELEAELANLRSSLLEVQSVRDEVLGAAKQIEESVESFASATKAELNEFGSIGAPPPTTGPAGALPAPDGNVPLAPGLPTTNGALPAADPPADPASPPDPAALASIEVRLQAIMSDLFALQAQLQQRGLLDADWQPPSWGVQLPAEPPAEPISDTVEQ
- the tatC gene encoding twin-arginine translocase subunit TatC, translating into MSNTQLYLAVGVLLFLIGTPLLIALLVRVLIRDTPAGAEVAETDAETLAGVQSLGDFWAGIAPHLVELRNRLSKALLAVLVGTVLGFWLVNSTWLLGDTIPNLLIRHFVPPEIKLQFIEPAEAFVSYMRVALVIGVALAVPVIVYQLIAFFIPGLLPHEQRILFTALPFVTELFVAGLAFGWFFTIPAALSFLFTFGTSARIEAQPTFESFISTVATLMLWNGLIFELPAVIYLLARLGIVNTAMLKRTRRYAIVIIVIAAAIITPTGDPYNLLLLAVPMYLLYELGILLARFVPAQAS
- the nusB gene encoding transcription antitermination factor NusB, with the translated sequence MASLRHRVRTIALQALFEVDATDHAPDEVAARWIEDELLPPDGERFLRRLVFGVWEHYTYIDRIIEEAAPSWPVNQMPGVDKAILRIALYEILIDEAEKTPVKAVINEAVELAKQFGSDNSSRFVNGVLGTVVTRYIDGYSA
- a CDS encoding transposase; the encoded protein is MPRRAIHFVKGGYYHVYNRGASRLAIVREARNYAYLLRLMQRAAEACEVTIIAYCLLPNHYHWLVRQDADTSVSALPKRVFGSYSQAFNKAYGHSGTLFEGNFRATIVDTEGYLRHLCRYIHVNAVKHGLTTAPELWPYSNYLEWIGQRDGALVDRQFIRDHFETPARYQAFVGEYLSRRAAVPRDLLRFEEYLEE